From one Lolium rigidum isolate FL_2022 chromosome 4, APGP_CSIRO_Lrig_0.1, whole genome shotgun sequence genomic stretch:
- the LOC124707069 gene encoding CTP synthase-like: MKYVLVTGGVVSGLGKGVTASSIGVLLKACGLRVTSIKIDPYLNTDAGTMSPFEHGEVFVLDDGGEVDLDLGNYERFLDIKLTRDNNITTGKIYQAVIDKERRGDYLGKTVQVVPHITNEIQEWIERVAMNPVDGTDKPADVCVIELGGTIGDIESMPFIEALGQFSYRVGAGNFCLVHVSLVPVLNVVGEQKTKPTQHSVRGLRGLGLMPDILACRSTEPLEENVKQKLSQFCQVPVSNIVNLHDVTNIWHIPLLLRDQRAHEAILRVLGLWCVGKVSQEPKLSEWTERASKFDKLKSPVRIAMVGKYTGISDSYLSILKALLHASVALDRKLVVDWVPSCDLEDSAAKETPDAYEKAWDLLKGANGVLVPGGFGDRGVQGKILAAKYAREKNVPYLGICLGMQIAVIEYARSVMNLCGANSTEFDPATKTPCVIFMPEGSTTHMGATMRLGSRRTFFEVNNCKSAKLYANANYVDERHRHRYEVNPDMVSEFEKAGLSFVGRDESGRRMEIIELPAHRFFVGTQFHPEFNSRPGKPSPLFLGLIAASSGQLEHLLQRSSGTVSSPSRCITGTGAAKSNKLFKNKPLNGLVTTYFGNGSSIHI; the protein is encoded by the exons ATGAAGTATGTGCTGGTGACCGGCGGCGTGGTGAGTGGCCTCGGCAAGGGCGTCACGGCCAGCAGCATCGGCGTGCTCCTCAAGGCCTGCGGCCTCCGCGTCACCTCCATCAAGATCG ATCCATACCTCAACACCGATGCCGGAACCATGTCCCCCTTCGAGCACGGCGAAGTGTTTGTCCTGGACGACGGTGGTGAG GTGGACTTGGACCTTGGAAACTATGAGCGGTTTCTGGACATCAAGTTGACTCGCGACAACAACATAACCACGGGGAAGATCTACCAG GCTGTTATTGACAAAGAACGAAGAGGGGATTACCTCGGAAAAACTGTTCAG GTTGTGCCACACATTACAAATGAGATACAAGAGTGGATCGAGCGTGTGGCGATGAATCCCGTTGATGGCACAGACAAGCCAGCTGATGTGTGCGTCATAGAACTTGGTGGCACTATAG GGGACATCGAATCGATGCCTTTTATCGAAGCATTGGGTCAATTTTCGTACCGCGTAG GAGCTGGCAACTTTTGCTTGGTTCATGTTAGTCTTGTACCAGTTCTAAATGTAGTTGGTGAACAG AAAACCAAGCCTACCCAGCATAGTGTCCGTGGACTAAGAGGACTTGGATTAATGCCTGATATATTGGCATGCCGCAGTACTGAG CCTCTGGAAGAAAATGTGAAACAGAAACTCTCGCAGTTTTGCCAAGTTCCG GTTTCAAATATTGTTAATCTCCATGACGTAACAAACATTTGGCACATCCCCTTGTTGCTCAGG GACCAGAGAGCCCATGAAGCTATTCTGAGGGTTCTTGGCCTTTGGTG TGTGGGCAAAGTGTCTCAAGAACCCAAGTTGTCCGAGTGGACTGAAAGAGCCAGCAAGTTCGACAAATTGAAATCTCCG GTTAGGATTGCCATGGTTGGAAAATATACTGGTATATCAGATTCCTACCTGTCTATTTTGAAG gcTCTTCTGCATGCATCGGTCGCTTTGGACAGAAAACTCGTGGTGGACTGGGTTCCTTCCTGCGATCTAGAAGATTCTGCAGCTAAAGAG ACGCCTGATGCCTATGAAAAAGCATGGGATCTGCTAAAG GGTGCAAATGGAGTACTAGTTCCGGGAGGCTTTGGAGATAGAGGTGTCCAGGGAAAAATTCTTGCTGCAAAGTATGCACGAGAAAAGAATGTTCCATATCTTGGCATTTGCCTGGGAATGCAGATTGCAGTGATTGAGTACGCCCGTTCTGTCATGAATTTGTGTGGCGCTAACAGCACAGAGTTTGATCCAGCTACAAAGACACCTTGCGTTATTTTCATGCCAGAG GGCTCCACAACTCACATGGGTGCAACAATGCGCCTTGGTTCAAGAAGGACATTTTTCGAGGTCAATAACTGTAAATCTGCTAAACT GTATGCCAATGCTAACTATGTGGACGAAAGACACCGCCACAGATACGAG GTGAATCCTGACATGGTCTCAGAATTTGAGAAGGCAGGCCTTTCTTTCGTTGGAAGGGACGAAAGCGGGAGGCGTATGGAG ATTATTGAGCTACCGGCTCATAGGTTTTTCGTGGGCACGCAATTTCATCCTGAATTTAACTCTAGACCTGGAAAGCCGTCACCACTTTTCTTAG GATTAATAGCTGCATCATCTGGACAGCTAGAGCACCTGCTGCAGCGTTCCAGCGGCACTGTCAGCTCGCCGTCCAGATGCATTACCGGCACCGGAGCTGCCAAGTCCAATAAACTGTTCAAGAATAAACCGTTGAATGGCCTGGTGACCACATACTTCGGGAACGGCAGCAGCATTCACATCTAG